In Quercus robur chromosome 11, dhQueRobu3.1, whole genome shotgun sequence, the sequence TAAAACCAGTCACAGACCTCCTTGTATCAGGACATGAAGCCCAATCTGAATCAACAAAAGCTTTGACATGAAGCTCTGATTTTGATGAGAACAATAACCCCTTTCCTGGTTCATTCTTCAAGTATTGCAAAACTCTATACACAGCATCTAGATGAGGTTTTCTTGGCTTGGCCATATACTGACTTAACCTATGGACTACATAGGTGATGTCTGGCCTAGTCACAGACCATATAATAACTTGTTTAGCTTACACACTTGCTCCCCCTGGCTATGGAACCCTGGTGGAAGAGCCATATAGACCTCCTCAAACAAATCCCCATGCAAGAATGCATTATTAACATCCAATTGCCCAAGATACCAGCCCTTAACAGCTGCCACAGCAAGAAGACACTTAACAGAGACCATTTTTGCAACAGGGGAGAAAGTCTCAGTGTAATCAATCCCCTCTTTTTGAGTGAATCCCTTGGCAACCAGCCTTGCCTTATACCTCTCAACTGACCCATCAGACTTGTACTTGACTTTATAAACCCATTTGCAGCCTATAGGCTTCTTGTTGGGAGGCAAGGAAGTCAAAGTCCAAGTGTTATTAGCCTCTAAAGCAGCTATTTCAGCAGCCATAGCATTCTGCCACTTTGGATCAGAAACCGCTTGATAATAATGTGAGGGTTCAACAATTGAAGAGATAGAACAGCAAAAAGCTTTGAAGGAAGGAGAAAGAGACTTATAGGAAAGGTGAGATGTTAAAGGATGAGAAGTACCTGTGTGAAGAACATTAGCAGTGGGAGTGGAAGTGACCATGTTACAATGGTAAGCTTGGAGATAAGAAGGTCTTTTAGGAACTCTAGAAGACTTTCTTAAAGGAATTGGATCAATAAGAGGTTCAGGAGGTTCAATAGGAACATCATGCAAAAACTCATCATCAAGCTCATGATGCAATTGAAAAATAGTATCATCCATAGAAGAAGCAGATGGAGAAATCAAATGAGATGAGGAAGGTGAAGACAAATCATCAAAAGGAAGATGAGAAGTACAAGGTAAAGGAACAGGCAGATCAGTGTTAGAATGAGAAACAGATGTAAGGAAAGGGAAAATGGATTCATGAAAGACAACATCTCTACTAAGGAAAACAGTATGAGTTTGTAAATCAAAAACCTTGTAACCCTTGACATTGAAAGGGTAGCCAATGAACACACACCTCCTAGACCTAGGATCAAACTTAGACCGAGTATTAGCAATGGTTGAAGCAAAACATTCACACCCAAAAACCCTCAAATGATCATAAGATGGAGGTTTATGGAAAAGAAGTTCAAAAGGAGTTTTATTGTTGAGCAAGGGAGAAGGAAGTCTGTTGATCAGGTAGGCAGCAGTGAGCACACAGTCACCCCAAAAAGGAATGGGCAAATTTGACTGAAATTGTAAGGCCCtaacaatagaaagaagatgttgatgttttctctccacaacagaattttgttgtggagtataAACACAACTATGTTGATGAATAATACCATTAGAAGCAAAGAAATCTGGCATATTAAATTCCAAAGCATTGTCAGTCCTTATTTGTTTAACTTTCACATTGAATTGAGTAAGAACCATGGTATGAAAAGACACAATAAGAGACCTTACATCAGATTTTGATTTCATTAAGTAAACCCATGTAGCTCTAGTTGCATCATCAACAATAGTCAAGAAGTACTTGTAACCATCTAAGGTAGGAGTGGAATATGGACCCCAAACATCCATATGCAACAAATCAAAGGCAAAAGTACTAAGATTGTTATTAAAAGGAAATGGCAAATGTTTTTGTTTAGCCAAAGGACAAATGTTACAAGCATTATTACAAGAAGTTttcagaaaaggaaaaacatgaCTTAAAGCTTGTAACCTAGAATCTGATGGATGCCCTAATCTGTTATGCCAAAGGAAAGAAAGTGTATTGGCTGAAGTTGTAGCGGAGAAAGAATTGGAAACTGTACTCAGATTATGACTTGCCAAGAAATCATCAAGAGAGCTTGAAGAATGCTGATAAGTGCTGCTAGATTGTAACAGGTACAAACCATCATTTGCTTGCCCCACTCCAATCGTTCTCCAACAGGTAAGGTCCTGGATAAAACAGAAGGTAGATAGGAAAATAAGGCAGCAAGGGTGAGATTTAGTGATGGTGCTAACAGAGAGAAGGTTAAAAGTGAAAGAAGGCACACATAAAACATTATGAAGTgtgagtgaagaagaaagattaaCAGTTCCAATATGTGTGACAGAAGCAGTTTCACCGTTGGGTAATTCAACTATAGACTGAGCAATAGCAGTAATAGAAGACAAAAGATTCACTGAGCAAACAATGTGGTCAGTAGCTCCAGTATCAATAACCCAAATATCAGAAGTGTAAGCCCTTCTGTTAACTACCTTTGTAGAAAAAACAGAATGAGAAACATCTATACCTGCCattgcagaagaagaagaaggaacacATGTTAAAGAAGCATCCTTCCCATGAATATCCCTGCCTTGGACAGCAAACACAAGAGGAGAACAAGGATTAATCAATGCAAGAAGCTGCTGATACTGTTCTGGAGTAAAGACAGAATTGTTGGGATTTGGACAAGACATCAATTCTTGTGACTGAATGGCTGAGACTTGATGCGCCATTGGAGGCTTATTCTTGAACTTAAAACCAGGAGGAAAGCCATGTAATCTATAGCACTTATCTGCTATATGGCCAGTCTTGCCACAATGAGTGCAAACAGGCTTATCCTTGCCCTTGACACCATTACCACCAGAAGTAATACCAGGATTAAGGTTTTGCATCTTTGCAACCAAAGCAGTTGAATCAACCTTCACACCAAATTGATTAGTAACTGATCTTTGCATCTCTTCTTGTATCAACAAAGCATAGACTTTGCTAACAGAAGGCAGAGGATCCATGAGCAATACTTGAGATCTTACTTGTGAAAAAGAATCattcaaacccattaaaaactTCAATACTGATTCTCTAACTTGCAGATCACTAAGCCTCTTATTCACATTGCACACACATTTTCCACATGTACATGAAGGAAATGGACTATAGCTTTGCAATTGGTCCCAAAGTACTTTCAATTGAGTAAAGAAGTCAGTTATAGAAACTTCACCTTGGTGTAAATCAGCAATTTCCTTCTGAAGATTGTAAATTCTTGGTCCATTACTCTGCGCAAATCGATTCTGCAAATCAGTCCAAATCTCCAAAGCCATGTCTTCATAAATGATACTTGCTTGAAGCTTTGGTGATACTGAGTTGGTTAACCAAGTTCCAACCATATTATCACATCTGATCCAAGCCTGAACAGCCGAAGGAGTAGACACCATTGGAGATGATAAAGTGAGAGAACCATCAATGAATCCCAATTTGTTCTTGGTGAGTAATGCTTTTCTCACTGCTCGAGCCCATGCTGAGTAGTTCTCTCCACCAATCAAGGGCTGAGTCACAAGAACTGTACTTGGACTCTCTGCATGATGCAAGAACAAGGGATCATCCATTGGTGAATCTTGTGAAGACAAAGACGCAACATTCTCTGATGTAGCAACAGCTTGAGTTGCAGCGGAAGCCATTGTTAACAATGAAGAATTTTCTTAGAGAAATAAAGGAATTTTCTCAGAGAAAATTGAGGAAGTATAAACCCTAAGAACCCTAGAATttgggctctgataccatatcaGATAATTTGGGAAAATACTTCTTGATATTATTGAAAGAATCAGGTTTTACAAACTTATATACAATACAGAGTAAGGGAAAACTACGTAACTAACACTTGACTAACAAAACTATGCACGTGTGAACAGAAAAATAACTAAGCAGCTCACGTGAGGAAACTAACACTATCAAATACAATGCTACAGGTAGTTTTAGTCCTTAAGCTACTAGCCATTTACTCTGTTATGTAATTCT encodes:
- the LOC126706208 gene encoding uncharacterized protein LOC126706208, producing MASAATQAVATSENVASLSSQDSPMDDPLFLHHAESPSTVLVTQPLIGGENYSAWARAVRKALLTKNKLGFIDGSLTLSSPMVSTPSAVQAWIRCDNMVGTWLTNSVSPKLQASIIYEDMALEIWTDLQNRFAQSNGPRIYNLQKEIADLHQGEVSITDFFTQLKVLWDQLQSYSPFPSCTCGKCVCNVNKRLSDLQVRESVLKFLMGLNDSFSQVRSQVLLMDPLPSVSKVYALLIQEEMQRSVTNQFGVKVDSTALVAKMQNLNPGITSGGNGVKGKDKPVCTHCGKTGHIADKCYRLHGFPPGFKFKNKPPMAHQVSAIQSQELMSCPNPNNSVFTPEQYQQLLALINPCSPLVFAVQGRDIHGKDASLTCVPSSSSAMAGPYLLENDWSGASK